In Candidatus Binatia bacterium, the sequence TGGCGCCTGCCTCGAGTTTTCAAGGTGGGCTTGATGTTCGTGAGGAAGCTGTGGTTTCAGCTTGGGTGAAATCGGCGCAAGAGAAATTCGGACGCATTGATATCCTGGTCAATGCGGCGGGCGTGGCAGGCGGCGGTCCTGTTCATATGATGGATCTCGAAGAGTGGAATCGAGTTATCGATATCAACCTCACCGGAACCTTTCTCGCCTCCAAGCATGTTCTCCCGACGATGCTGGAGCAGGAGTCGGGGAGCATTATCCATATCGCCAGCGTCGAGGGACTCGAGGGCAATGAGGGCGGCTCTTCCTACAATGCTTCCAAGGGCGGTGTGGTGATTCTGATGAAGAATATGGCGATGGATTATGGTCGCAAGGGCATCCGCGTAAATGCCATTTGTCCCGGATTTATCGACACCCCGTTGCTGCGCGAGGTGATGTCGATGCCGGGACTCGAGGAGCACGGCGAGAAAGTCCGCCAACAGCACCAGCTCGGACGATTCGGGCGTCCCGAGGAGATCGCAGGTGCTGCGTTCTTCCTCGCTTCCGACGATTCCTCGTTTGTAACAGGCCAGGCCCTCGCCGTGGATGGCGGGTACACCGCAGGCAAGCGTTACGGCCTGTCGGCGATGATGGGGCTTGAATAGCAGGCCCCGGAGATCATCCCGGGTCCGAACCGCTGTCAGAATCGAGAATTAATTGGCGATAGAAGCGCGCCATCTCGACGAGGTTCTCCACCGCGATTCGTTCGTTGGTACCATGGATGCGAGCCAGATCGTCGGGGCCCAATCGCATGGGGCCGAAGCGGAGACTGGCGTCGGCCAGTCGGACATAGTGGCGGGTATCTGTGCCGCCCACCACCAGACCCGGAATGACGAGCACCCCGGGGAAGGTCTCCTCAATCGCGTTCGAGACCAGCTGGTATCCCGCGCTCTCGAGTGCCGCGACAGGACTGGCCTCGTTCGCGTTCCCGATCCGCAGGATCTCGATTTCCGGATCGTCAATAACCTCGCGAAGATGGGCCTCGACGTCGGCCACCGTATCGCCGGGGCGCAGGCGGAAATTCACTACCGCCTGCGCTTTCTGCGGCAGCACGTTTTCCTTGGTTCCGGCGTTCATCATCGTCACCGCGGTCGTGGTGCGCACCTGCGCGGATAATGCGGGAGTCGCATTGTAGCTTTGCAGAATCAGGGCCTCGGACAATGGCAGCGCCCCGATTGCGAGCCTTGTGGTGGTATCGAGATGGGGTGCGAGGGCTTCGAGCATCGCGCGCGCGGGGCCATCGATCTCTCCAGGCATCGGCGAGCTTTCAACAGCGACGATCGCCCGTGCCAGACGCCCCGCAGCAGTGCTTCGCGGGGGCATGGATGAGTGTCCGCCCGCGCCACGACTGGTGAGTTCAAAGGTGACGTAGCCCTTCTCGGCAATACCGATGATGGCGGCGGGGCGCTCGAGGCCCGGCATGATATCGGAGACAATGACGTTACCTTCGTCCAGAGTGAAGAGGAAACGAACGGATCTGGCCTCCAGAGATGCGGCCATCACGGCGGCCCCTGCGTGGCCGCCGACTTCCTCGTCGGCTCCGAAAGCCAGATAGACAGTTCGCTCGGGGACGAACCCGTTGGCAAGC encodes:
- a CDS encoding SDR family NAD(P)-dependent oxidoreductase; translated protein: MSRLQGKVALITGAASGIGAACSERFAQEGATIVGCDLQSDGLENWQAATKVAPASSFQGGLDVREEAVVSAWVKSAQEKFGRIDILVNAAGVAGGGPVHMMDLEEWNRVIDINLTGTFLASKHVLPTMLEQESGSIIHIASVEGLEGNEGGSSYNASKGGVVILMKNMAMDYGRKGIRVNAICPGFIDTPLLREVMSMPGLEEHGEKVRQQHQLGRFGRPEEIAGAAFFLASDDSSFVTGQALAVDGGYTAGKRYGLSAMMGLE
- a CDS encoding M20/M25/M40 family metallo-hydrolase, whose amino-acid sequence is MRHTCFLMIIGLLWASCAAPVRPSVERRQPLAKVDSDRLAKTLSAAVRIPSVTGSPATNFDAVEALLRNSFPLTFSRLEVQAFPGGSLLLEWPGRDRKKLPYLLLGHIDVVPVEAGTESDWVFPPFSGEIAQGYVWGRGTLDCKTTVIATLTAVEGLLANGFVPERTVYLAFGADEEVGGHAGAAVMAASLEARSVRFLFTLDEGNVIVSDIMPGLERPAAIIGIAEKGYVTFELTSRGAGGHSSMPPRSTAAGRLARAIVAVESSPMPGEIDGPARAMLEALAPHLDTTTRLAIGALPLSEALILQSYNATPALSAQVRTTTAVTMMNAGTKENVLPQKAQAVVNFRLRPGDTVADVEAHLREVIDDPEIEILRIGNANEASPVAALESAGYQLVSNAIEETFPGVLVIPGLVVGGTDTRHYVRLADASLRFGPMRLGPDDLARIHGTNERIAVENLVEMARFYRQLILDSDSGSDPG